A genomic stretch from Halarchaeum grantii includes:
- a CDS encoding IS6 family transposase, producing MAKIARLSGHSDWIELDFVERERTPSELMELGIRLHLSGLSLSNTVSELEKFGVERSRKAVHDWVQKADLQLATDASPDHVALDETVIRINGEQFWLYAAVEPETNEFLHLRLFTTTTTALTQKFLRELREKHDVKDAVFLVDSAQHLATALHREGLRFQTVRHGNRNAIERVFREIKRRTSSFSNSFSHVNPETAETWLQAFAVWWNSPN from the coding sequence ATGGCGAAAATCGCCCGCCTCAGCGGTCATAGCGACTGGATCGAGTTAGATTTTGTGGAGCGCGAGCGGACACCGAGCGAGCTGATGGAGCTCGGTATTCGCCTCCATCTGTCCGGACTATCACTTTCGAATACCGTCTCAGAATTAGAGAAGTTCGGTGTCGAGCGGTCACGAAAAGCAGTTCACGACTGGGTACAGAAAGCCGATCTACAGCTAGCCACTGACGCGAGCCCGGATCACGTTGCGCTCGACGAAACTGTGATCCGAATTAATGGTGAGCAGTTCTGGCTGTACGCTGCTGTCGAACCAGAGACAAACGAGTTCCTGCATTTGAGGCTCTTTACGACAACGACGACAGCATTAACGCAGAAGTTTTTGCGGGAGCTCCGTGAGAAACACGACGTCAAAGACGCCGTGTTTCTCGTCGATTCAGCTCAGCATCTAGCGACTGCGCTGCATCGAGAAGGGCTCCGATTTCAGACCGTTCGCCATGGAAATCGGAATGCAATCGAACGTGTCTTTAGAGAAATAAAACGACGTACTTCTTCGTTTAGCAATAGCTTCAGCCACGTCAATCCAGAGACCGCAGAAACGTGGTTGCAAGCCTTCGCCGTCTGGTGGAATTCGCCTAACTAA
- a CDS encoding DUF7123 family protein encodes MVTPKPEELRQQIKRYLIAQAESGNKFVKSRHISDYLDVSAKRVGQAICALEAEEQVTLGQQSISLHRWGGKSDGVTWYIEVSE; translated from the coding sequence ATGGTGACTCCGAAGCCTGAAGAGCTCAGACAGCAAATCAAGCGGTATCTTATAGCTCAGGCTGAATCTGGCAATAAGTTTGTGAAGAGTAGGCATATTTCGGATTACCTCGATGTCTCGGCCAAGCGTGTTGGGCAAGCGATATGCGCACTTGAAGCAGAAGAGCAAGTGACGCTTGGACAACAAAGTATCTCGCTACATCGATGGGGTGGCAAGTCGGATGGTGTTACATGGTATATTGAGGTTTCAGAGTGA